A part of Paraburkholderia largidicola genomic DNA contains:
- a CDS encoding SAM-dependent methyltransferase — translation MTFSRAFYAAGGAPLFARLFLALLDRLRVGHLVLTTPGGQQRVYGDPHAHPGAQLIVHDWRACRAILQAGDIGFAEAYRARWVDTPDIVALARLAIRNESALPRTISGSAPARLLYGLRHWLRPNTRRRSQRNVHAHYDLGNPFYALWLDPTMTYSSALFEGDASRSLEDAQAAKFQRIVDVLQLRAGMRVLEIGCGWGGFALHAARQGIHVHGVTISPAQYEWTRERVAQAGLNDLVTIELRDYRDLRGIYDAVVSVEMFEAVGERYWPTFFAVLARMLKPGARALVQSITMDDSRFAEYRASSDFIREYIFPGGMLPGAERFRATARHAGMACIESQSFGLDYARTLQCWHARFEENLDAVRALGFDDLFIRTWRLYFAYCEAGFAERRTDVRQFVLTAMP, via the coding sequence ATGACGTTCTCACGCGCCTTCTATGCCGCCGGCGGAGCGCCCCTGTTCGCCCGCCTGTTTCTCGCGCTGCTGGACCGTTTGCGCGTCGGCCATCTCGTCCTGACGACGCCCGGCGGCCAGCAACGCGTGTACGGCGATCCCCATGCCCATCCCGGCGCGCAACTCATCGTGCACGACTGGCGGGCGTGCCGCGCGATCCTGCAGGCGGGCGACATCGGATTTGCCGAAGCGTACCGCGCGCGGTGGGTCGATACGCCTGACATCGTGGCGCTGGCGCGCCTCGCCATTCGCAATGAATCCGCATTGCCGCGCACCATATCGGGCAGCGCCCCTGCGCGTCTGCTTTATGGATTGCGCCACTGGCTGCGTCCCAACACGCGTCGGCGCAGCCAGCGCAACGTGCACGCGCACTACGATTTGGGCAATCCGTTTTACGCACTCTGGCTCGACCCGACGATGACCTATTCGAGCGCATTGTTCGAGGGCGATGCCAGCCGTTCGCTCGAAGACGCTCAGGCAGCCAAGTTTCAGCGCATCGTCGATGTGTTGCAGTTGCGGGCCGGCATGCGCGTGCTGGAGATCGGCTGCGGCTGGGGCGGCTTTGCGCTACACGCGGCGCGCCAGGGCATCCATGTGCATGGCGTGACGATCTCGCCTGCGCAGTACGAATGGACACGCGAACGCGTGGCACAAGCCGGGCTCAACGATCTCGTGACGATCGAATTGCGCGACTATCGCGATCTGCGGGGCATCTATGATGCGGTGGTGTCGGTCGAAATGTTCGAAGCCGTCGGAGAGCGCTACTGGCCTACGTTTTTCGCTGTCCTCGCGCGCATGCTGAAGCCCGGCGCACGCGCGCTCGTCCAGTCGATCACGATGGACGACTCGCGCTTTGCCGAGTACCGGGCCTCGAGTGATTTCATCCGCGAGTACATTTTCCCGGGCGGTATGCTGCCGGGCGCCGAACGCTTTCGCGCTACGGCAAGGCACGCAGGTATGGCATGCATCGAGTCGCAATCGTTCGGCCTCGACTATGCGCGCACATTGCAGTGCTGGCACGCACGCTTCGAGGAGAATCTCGACGCCGTGCGGGCACTCGGTTTCGACGATCTGTTCATACGCACGTGGCGGCTCTACTTTGCGTATTGCGAAGCGGGCTTCGCCGAACGGCGCACGGACGTCAGGCAATTCGTCCTCACTGCCATGCCGTGA
- a CDS encoding DUF1365 domain-containing protein translates to MSDHSSDSAGWLLSGRVMHERLRPAHHRFVYPVFCVRCDLARLHELDSWWLGIDRLRPLSLRMRDYGACDGTDPLLWIRGKLADAGIDLDGGAIWLQTCPRVFGYAFNPVSFWLCHDRDGNLRALLAEVRNTFGQRHAYLLKAGDNGPIDAHTHLHCIKKLHVSPFCGVEGHYAFRIHESERRSSIFIDYYDAQGLLIRTAISLAKRPLTRGHALRALMRQPLLTVGVIARIHWQALRLWLKKVPFYGSQPPSTHTHPTTINEES, encoded by the coding sequence ATGAGCGACCATTCATCCGATAGCGCTGGATGGCTGTTGTCCGGGCGCGTGATGCACGAGCGGCTGCGCCCCGCGCATCATCGCTTCGTCTATCCCGTGTTCTGCGTCCGTTGCGATCTGGCAAGGCTTCATGAGCTGGATAGCTGGTGGCTAGGCATCGACCGGCTGCGGCCGTTGAGCCTGCGCATGCGCGACTACGGCGCATGCGACGGCACCGATCCGCTCCTGTGGATACGCGGCAAACTCGCAGACGCGGGCATCGACCTCGACGGCGGCGCCATCTGGCTGCAGACCTGCCCGCGCGTATTCGGCTACGCGTTCAACCCCGTCAGCTTCTGGCTCTGTCACGACCGCGACGGCAATCTGCGCGCGTTGCTCGCTGAAGTGCGCAACACGTTCGGGCAACGTCACGCCTATCTGCTCAAAGCGGGCGACAACGGACCCATCGACGCGCACACCCATCTTCACTGCATTAAGAAGCTACACGTATCGCCGTTTTGCGGCGTCGAAGGACATTACGCATTCCGTATCCACGAAAGCGAGCGCCGATCTTCGATTTTCATCGACTATTACGACGCGCAAGGGCTCCTGATCCGCACCGCCATCTCGCTCGCGAAGCGCCCGCTCACTCGCGGGCACGCGCTGCGCGCACTCATGCGGCAACCGCTGCTCACGGTCGGCGTCATCGCACGCATTCACTGGCAGGCGCTGCGCCTGTGGCTCAAGAAAGTGCCGTTCTACGGCAGCCAGCCGCCCTCGACTCACACACATCCAACAACGATCAACGAGGAATCGTGA
- a CDS encoding lipocalin family protein produces the protein MKATRIALALAAVAATAILISACSQSPPNPNPRADVPLKPASVDLPRYMGRWYVIAIIPYFLENKYVGSYAEWSLREDGKIDDRYTAHKRTFDASPSKFHFVDSVVPGSGNGEWKVRIFWPVHVTQLTLYVDDEYRYTLLGVGDKSLGWIFSREPDMSDDVYRSLLARFDTMGFDASRFRRVPQHPQQIGQPGFLSQDE, from the coding sequence ATGAAAGCGACACGCATTGCTCTGGCACTGGCCGCCGTCGCGGCGACGGCCATTCTGATATCGGCGTGCTCGCAGTCGCCGCCTAATCCCAATCCGCGCGCAGACGTACCACTCAAGCCCGCGAGCGTCGATCTGCCGCGCTATATGGGCCGCTGGTACGTCATCGCGATCATTCCGTATTTCCTTGAGAACAAGTACGTGGGCAGTTATGCGGAATGGTCGCTGCGCGAAGACGGAAAGATCGACGACCGCTACACCGCGCACAAGAGAACATTCGACGCGTCGCCGTCGAAGTTTCATTTCGTCGACAGCGTCGTGCCGGGCAGCGGAAACGGCGAGTGGAAGGTACGTATATTCTGGCCGGTTCATGTGACGCAACTGACGCTCTATGTCGACGACGAATACCGCTACACGCTGCTCGGTGTCGGCGACAAGAGCCTCGGCTGGATTTTCTCCCGAGAGCCGGATATGAGCGACGATGTTTATCGTTCGTTGCTCGCGCGATTCGATACGATGGGCTTCGACGCGTCGCGCTTTCGCCGCGTGCCGCAACATCCGCAGCAGATCGGCCAGCCAGGGTTTCTGTCGCAAGACGAATGA
- a CDS encoding SAM-dependent methyltransferase, whose protein sequence is MTFTATQPSMGNPLRAKEDWLIHACERGWIPDRAIRFGMRRLMRQRLIEEGASDGELRSQRFNSLRDELRASPIAIETDAANTQHYELPPSFFEEHLGPHLKYSCCLYPRGDETLGQAEEAMLALCAERAQIEDGQTILDLGCGWGALALWLAMHYPNARIVALSNSRSQREFIEARAASAGVTNLRVVTGNVAQFDFESELSAGYFDRVLSVEMFEHMKNYGLLLERVANWMRPNGKLFAHIFAHRTLAYHFQTRDSTDWMSKYFFTGGTMPSEALLLHFQNDLRIDRQWWISGAHYARTAEQWLANLDTARERVMPELILTYGERDARLWFQRWRMFYMAVAELFGYAQGNEWGIAHYLFDKR, encoded by the coding sequence ATGACATTTACGGCAACTCAGCCTTCGATGGGTAACCCGCTTCGTGCGAAAGAAGACTGGCTCATCCATGCATGCGAACGCGGATGGATACCGGATCGCGCGATCCGCTTTGGCATGCGCCGTCTGATGCGGCAACGTCTGATCGAAGAAGGCGCATCGGACGGCGAGCTGCGTTCGCAACGATTCAATTCGCTACGGGATGAGTTGCGCGCGAGTCCTATCGCGATCGAAACGGATGCCGCAAACACGCAACACTACGAATTGCCCCCATCGTTCTTCGAGGAGCATCTCGGGCCGCACCTGAAGTATTCGTGCTGCCTGTATCCACGCGGCGACGAGACGCTCGGGCAGGCGGAAGAGGCGATGCTCGCGCTCTGCGCGGAACGGGCACAAATCGAAGACGGGCAGACCATACTCGATCTCGGTTGCGGCTGGGGCGCGCTGGCGTTGTGGCTGGCCATGCATTATCCGAATGCACGCATCGTCGCTTTGTCGAATTCGCGCAGCCAGCGCGAATTTATCGAGGCGCGTGCAGCGTCGGCGGGCGTGACGAATCTGCGCGTCGTGACGGGTAACGTTGCCCAGTTCGATTTCGAAAGTGAATTATCCGCCGGCTATTTCGACCGCGTGCTGTCGGTCGAGATGTTCGAGCATATGAAGAACTACGGCCTGCTGCTGGAACGCGTTGCGAACTGGATGCGCCCCAATGGAAAACTCTTCGCCCATATTTTCGCGCATCGAACACTCGCTTATCACTTTCAGACCCGGGACTCGACGGACTGGATGTCGAAGTACTTTTTTACCGGCGGCACGATGCCTTCGGAAGCCTTGTTGCTGCACTTTCAGAACGACCTCCGGATCGACCGGCAGTGGTGGATAAGCGGCGCGCACTACGCGCGCACGGCGGAGCAATGGCTTGCGAATCTCGATACGGCACGGGAGCGCGTCATGCCAGAACTGATCCTGACATACGGAGAGCGTGACGCGCGACTCTGGTTCCAGCGCTGGCGTATGTTCTACATGGCGGTGGCAGAACTCTTTGGTTATGCGCAGGGCAATGAATGGGGCATTGCGCACTATCTGTTCGACAAGCGGTGA